The following coding sequences lie in one Pseudoalteromonas sp. Scap06 genomic window:
- the cysD gene encoding sulfate adenylyltransferase subunit CysD, which translates to MALTHLQQLEAESIKIMREVAAEFENPVMLYSIGKDSSVLLHLARKAFYPAKIPFPLLHVDTNWKFREMIEFRDRLAKEYGFDLIVHKNPEGIEMGVGPFTHGSGKHTDIMKTQGLKQALNKYGFDAAFGGARRDEEKSRAKERVYSFRDKHHRWDPKNQRPELWNTYNSQVNPGESIRVFPLSNWTELDIWQYIYQENIEMVPLYLAKERPVVERDGTLIMVDDDRMPLNEGEVPQMKSVRFRTLGCYPLTGAVESTASNLTEIIEEMLLSSSSEREGRVIDHDSAGSMEKKKREGYF; encoded by the coding sequence ATGGCTTTAACTCACCTTCAGCAACTTGAAGCTGAAAGTATCAAAATCATGCGCGAAGTCGCCGCTGAGTTTGAGAACCCAGTTATGCTTTACTCAATCGGTAAAGATTCATCGGTACTTTTGCATTTAGCTCGTAAAGCATTTTACCCTGCGAAAATTCCGTTTCCGTTATTACACGTAGACACCAACTGGAAGTTTCGTGAAATGATTGAGTTTCGCGACCGTTTAGCTAAAGAGTACGGCTTTGATTTAATCGTACACAAAAACCCTGAAGGTATCGAAATGGGTGTAGGCCCGTTCACTCATGGTTCGGGTAAACATACCGATATCATGAAAACTCAAGGGCTAAAGCAAGCGCTTAATAAATACGGTTTTGATGCCGCATTTGGTGGCGCACGTCGTGATGAAGAAAAATCACGGGCTAAAGAGCGTGTTTACTCATTTCGTGATAAACACCATCGCTGGGATCCTAAAAACCAACGTCCTGAGCTTTGGAATACCTATAACAGCCAAGTGAACCCAGGAGAAAGCATTCGTGTATTCCCACTGTCTAACTGGACTGAACTAGATATTTGGCAATACATATATCAAGAAAACATCGAAATGGTGCCACTTTACCTTGCTAAAGAGCGCCCTGTAGTAGAGCGCGATGGTACTTTAATTATGGTTGATGACGATCGCATGCCACTTAATGAAGGTGAAGTACCGCAAATGAAGTCGGTTCGCTTTAGAACATTAGGCTGTTACCCACTCACAGGTGCAGTGGAATCTACCGCCAGCAATCTAACCGAAATTATTGAAGAAATGCTGCTGTCATCGTCATCTGAACGTGAAGGTCGAGTGATTGATCATGATTCAGCAGGCTCTATGGAGAAGAAAAAACGTGAGGGGTATTTCTAA
- the cysC gene encoding adenylyl-sulfate kinase, translating to MDNNIVWHNYATTKMQRSEQKNHKSAIIWFTGFSGSGKSTVANALEAALNQQGAHTYLLDGDNVRHGLCKDLGFSDADRVENIRRVGETAKLMVDAGLLVLTAFISPFKAERDMVRELVDEGEFIEVFIDTPLEVCESRDPKGLYKKARAGEIKHFTGIDSTYQPPVNPEIILDTSKNTLDQSVAQLITYLKHQHIL from the coding sequence ATGGATAACAATATTGTTTGGCATAATTACGCCACTACTAAAATGCAGCGCAGTGAACAAAAAAATCATAAGAGCGCTATTATATGGTTTACTGGTTTTTCTGGCTCAGGTAAAAGCACCGTTGCGAATGCACTAGAAGCAGCACTCAATCAGCAAGGCGCACACACCTATTTACTTGATGGCGACAATGTACGCCATGGTTTATGTAAAGATTTAGGTTTTAGTGATGCCGATCGCGTTGAGAATATCCGCCGCGTAGGCGAAACCGCCAAGCTAATGGTTGATGCTGGTTTGTTAGTCCTTACTGCGTTTATATCTCCTTTTAAAGCTGAGCGCGACATGGTTCGTGAGTTAGTTGATGAGGGTGAATTTATCGAAGTATTCATCGACACCCCTCTTGAGGTGTGTGAAAGTCGCGACCCAAAAGGCTTATATAAAAAGGCACGCGCCGGTGAAATTAAACACTTTACTGGGATTGATTCAACTTACCAGCCGCCGGTTAATCCTGAAATAATTTTAGATACCAGTAAAAACACCCTAGACCAATCGGTAGCTCAACTGATAACGTATCTAAAACATCAGCATATACTATAG
- a CDS encoding SLC13 family permease, whose translation MVEQLILTGIMLLLVGCLFGTRINPAWLFVSAIGTSYLTGLIDLESMLVNYTNSSLITLVLLILVSIAIEKTTLIQRLAKSLSSGSLVKSVTKLGLSTAFLSSFTNNTAVVASLITAIKDNPNHSPSKLLLPLSYTAILGGTITLIGTSTNLIVNGFAVDAGMAPLGFFDFTLVGLGALSVGLITILVMLKCLPDNGKNSQEVVPFYLEGKVQTGSKLINCTVEENGLRDLKDLFLAEIIRDGNRICAVTPQHIIQQDDILLFVGDIKSVPLLTRFDGLKVVHDKHEKDIEHLVEVVVSQSSKLIGKTVKEARFREQFHAAVIAIRRGHDRLQGGLGQVRLQAGDSLILAPGKSFYDLTNLKREFVYISGLDLQTHLGTKQSNIVLLSFAGVLGLSILGAVPLVKGLLVFLIGLMLCGTIKLSEIKRRFPIELLAVVGSAIGLAKLMIGTGLAGQISDAMFVVLGDFGPYGAFIAIFLMTVLFTELITNNAAAALSFPVAYSLAIGFNVEPLPFIMAVAFGASASFISPFGYQTNLMVYSAGNYRLKDYVMMGLPLSIIYSITVLTLIPLVFPF comes from the coding sequence ATGGTAGAACAGCTCATTTTAACAGGCATTATGTTGCTTTTAGTCGGGTGCCTTTTTGGCACCCGTATTAATCCTGCATGGTTATTTGTTAGTGCCATAGGCACCAGCTACCTAACCGGGTTAATAGATTTAGAAAGCATGCTGGTTAATTACACTAACTCATCATTAATTACTTTAGTGTTATTAATTTTAGTGTCGATAGCAATAGAAAAAACCACGCTTATTCAGCGCTTAGCCAAATCGTTATCCAGTGGTAGTTTAGTTAAGTCAGTAACTAAACTAGGGCTGTCTACTGCCTTTTTATCGTCGTTTACTAATAATACCGCGGTAGTTGCCTCATTAATTACCGCCATAAAGGATAACCCAAACCACTCTCCCTCAAAGCTATTGCTGCCCTTGTCGTACACCGCGATTTTAGGGGGTACTATTACGCTTATTGGCACCTCTACTAACTTAATCGTAAATGGCTTTGCAGTAGATGCGGGCATGGCGCCACTGGGCTTTTTTGATTTTACCTTGGTGGGTTTAGGCGCTCTTAGTGTGGGCTTAATTACTATTTTGGTGATGCTAAAATGCCTGCCCGACAACGGTAAAAATAGCCAAGAGGTAGTGCCTTTTTATTTAGAAGGGAAAGTGCAAACTGGCTCAAAGTTAATAAATTGTACTGTAGAGGAAAACGGTTTACGCGATCTAAAAGACTTGTTTTTGGCTGAAATTATTCGTGACGGCAACCGAATTTGCGCCGTGACCCCCCAACATATTATTCAACAAGACGACATACTGCTGTTTGTGGGCGACATAAAGTCAGTACCTTTGCTTACTCGCTTTGATGGCTTAAAAGTGGTGCACGACAAACACGAAAAAGACATAGAACACCTCGTTGAAGTTGTCGTTAGCCAATCGTCTAAGTTAATTGGCAAAACGGTAAAAGAAGCCCGCTTTAGAGAACAATTTCATGCAGCCGTTATTGCTATTCGCCGTGGGCATGACCGCTTACAAGGCGGGCTTGGACAAGTGCGATTACAAGCGGGTGACTCATTAATTCTTGCCCCTGGTAAAAGCTTTTATGACTTAACTAACTTAAAACGCGAGTTTGTGTATATTTCAGGGCTTGATTTACAAACCCACCTCGGTACAAAGCAATCAAATATTGTGTTGTTAAGCTTTGCGGGTGTGCTGGGATTAAGTATTTTAGGTGCAGTACCGCTGGTTAAAGGCTTGTTAGTGTTTCTTATTGGCCTAATGCTGTGTGGTACTATTAAGCTAAGCGAAATAAAGCGCCGTTTTCCTATTGAGTTACTTGCTGTCGTGGGCAGTGCCATAGGTTTAGCTAAGCTGATGATAGGCACCGGCCTTGCTGGGCAAATATCAGACGCCATGTTTGTAGTGCTAGGCGACTTTGGCCCTTATGGCGCGTTTATCGCTATCTTTTTAATGACCGTATTATTCACCGAATTAATCACCAATAATGCCGCAGCAGCGCTATCGTTCCCGGTTGCCTACTCACTAGCCATTGGCTTTAACGTAGAACCTTTGCCGTTTATTATGGCAGTTGCATTTGGCGCTTCAGCCAGCTTTATTTCACCTTTTGGTTATCAAACTAACCTGATGGTTTATAGCGCAGGTAACTATCGACTTAAAGACTATGTAATGATGGGGCTACCGCTTTCTATTATTTATTCAATTACCGTACTAACTTTGATCCCGCTGGTATTTCCGTTTTAA
- the cysN gene encoding sulfate adenylyltransferase subunit CysN has product MSNLNNDTFNEVKEIGIDAYLARQQDKSLLRMLTCGSVDDGKSTLIGRLLHDSHQIYEDQLAALHKDNEKVGNAGEELDLALLVDGLQAEREQGITIDVAYRYFSTAKRKFIIADTPGHEQYTRNMVTGASTSDVAIILVDARYGVQVQTKRHSFICDSLGIKQFVVAVNKMDIVDFDETVYEKIKADYLKFAKQLNVSNIKFVPMSALKGDNVVTRSAHTPYYTDKPLLELLEDSPAAEIDTGFEARLPVQYVVRPNLNFRGFQGTLTSGKLRVGDEVKVLPSGKKSHIKEIVTFDGNLDTAEAGQAITVTLNTEIDISRGDVIVPANSQAQVTNQLQAKIVWMHESPLVLGKSYNLKLGSKNTSATVTKIDHTIDVNTLEHGSADSLQLNEIAIVTLELTETILADQYHHNHETGSFILIDRLSNLTVAAGMIEQVLKSEENAGQFSDFEVEFNALVRKHFPHWQALDISKL; this is encoded by the coding sequence ATGTCTAACCTAAATAACGATACATTTAATGAAGTAAAAGAAATTGGTATAGACGCTTACCTAGCACGTCAACAAGATAAAAGCTTGTTGCGTATGCTGACTTGTGGCAGTGTGGATGACGGTAAATCAACCCTAATTGGCCGCCTATTACACGACAGTCACCAAATTTATGAAGATCAGCTAGCCGCACTTCATAAAGATAACGAAAAAGTCGGTAATGCCGGTGAAGAGCTTGATTTAGCATTGTTAGTAGATGGCCTACAAGCTGAGCGTGAGCAAGGTATAACAATTGACGTAGCGTACCGTTATTTCTCAACCGCTAAGCGTAAATTTATTATTGCCGACACCCCAGGGCATGAGCAGTACACCCGAAACATGGTTACCGGTGCTTCAACCAGTGATGTTGCCATTATTTTAGTGGATGCGCGCTATGGCGTGCAGGTACAAACTAAGCGTCATAGTTTTATTTGTGACTCATTAGGCATTAAGCAGTTCGTGGTTGCGGTTAACAAAATGGATATTGTTGATTTTGATGAAACCGTTTATGAAAAAATTAAAGCCGATTATTTAAAATTTGCCAAGCAACTTAACGTATCAAATATTAAGTTTGTGCCTATGTCGGCACTTAAAGGCGATAACGTAGTAACCCGCTCTGCACATACTCCTTATTACACCGACAAGCCGTTGCTTGAGCTGTTAGAAGACTCACCAGCCGCTGAAATCGACACTGGTTTTGAAGCGCGTCTTCCGGTGCAATACGTGGTGCGCCCTAATCTAAACTTCCGTGGCTTTCAAGGCACGCTGACATCGGGTAAATTACGTGTAGGTGATGAGGTGAAGGTACTGCCTTCAGGTAAAAAATCACATATTAAAGAAATTGTTACTTTTGATGGCAACCTCGACACCGCCGAGGCAGGCCAAGCAATTACAGTGACACTTAATACTGAAATAGATATTAGCCGAGGGGACGTTATTGTACCTGCGAATTCGCAAGCTCAAGTAACCAACCAATTACAGGCTAAAATTGTGTGGATGCACGAGTCACCATTGGTGCTCGGTAAAAGTTACAACCTTAAACTTGGCAGCAAAAACACCTCGGCCACGGTCACAAAAATTGACCACACTATTGATGTAAACACGCTAGAGCATGGCAGTGCAGATTCATTGCAGTTAAACGAAATTGCAATTGTGACACTGGAGCTAACCGAGACTATTTTAGCCGATCAGTACCATCATAATCATGAAACCGGCTCGTTTATTCTTATTGACCGCTTATCAAATTTAACGGTTGCAGCAGGAATGATAGAACAGGTACTGAAAAGTGAAGAAAATGCAGGACAATTCAGCGACTTTGAAGTTGAATTTAATGCCCTTGTACGCAAGCACTTCCCGCATTGGCAAGCACTTGATATTTCAAAGCTATAA
- a CDS encoding alpha/beta fold hydrolase, whose protein sequence is MSKDILFHTIFVHETSKTWVVFVHGAGGSSAIWFRQLKAYKKEYNVLLLDLRGHGKSNDLLQNFVDNNYSFNNVSKDIIDVLDHNNITSAHFVGISLGTILIRNIAEIAPQYVSSMVLGGAVTRFNTRSNTLVYLGNTFKHLLPYMWLYRLFAFIMMPKKRHKESRLLFIREAKRLCQKEFIKWFKLAMDVNPLMQYFKEKDIDIPILYIMGKEEHMFLGPVKEMVKRHKNSVLQTIHHCGHVCNVERPDLFNQHSLAFIAQQNR, encoded by the coding sequence ATGAGCAAAGACATTCTTTTCCATACTATTTTTGTGCATGAAACCAGTAAAACATGGGTAGTATTTGTTCATGGCGCAGGGGGGAGTTCGGCAATCTGGTTTCGTCAGCTTAAAGCTTATAAAAAAGAATATAATGTGTTGTTGCTTGATCTTCGTGGTCACGGTAAATCAAATGATCTATTACAAAACTTTGTTGATAATAATTACTCATTTAATAATGTCTCTAAAGACATTATCGATGTGTTAGATCATAACAATATAACCAGCGCACATTTTGTTGGTATTTCATTGGGCACAATTCTTATTCGAAATATTGCAGAAATTGCCCCGCAATATGTTTCTAGTATGGTGCTAGGTGGGGCGGTTACTCGTTTTAATACCCGTAGTAATACATTGGTTTATTTAGGCAATACCTTTAAACACTTGTTGCCTTACATGTGGTTGTATCGTTTATTTGCTTTTATTATGATGCCGAAAAAGCGTCATAAAGAGTCTCGACTTTTGTTTATTCGTGAAGCAAAACGCTTGTGCCAAAAAGAGTTTATAAAATGGTTTAAATTAGCCATGGACGTAAATCCTTTAATGCAGTATTTCAAAGAAAAAGACATTGATATACCCATTCTTTACATTATGGGTAAAGAAGAGCATATGTTCCTTGGCCCGGTTAAAGAAATGGTTAAGCGCCATAAAAATAGCGTATTGCAAACCATTCACCATTGCGGCCATGTTTGTAACGTAGAACGCCCAGACTTATTCAATCAACACTCGCTTGCTTTTATAGCACAGCAAAATCGTTAG
- the cysQ gene encoding 3'(2'),5'-bisphosphate nucleotidase CysQ: MNQTELLEETLILAREAGSAIMGIYNKDFNVEYKADESPVTDADLAAHKIISAGLKKLTPDIPVLSEESADIGWDVRQTWNSYWLVDPIDGTKEFIKKNGEFTVNIALIENGKPVLAVVDAPALGVSYIAAEAIGAFKDKGDERIELKVTTKPNKGLIRVVGSRSHPSPDLAEFVKRFDEVEMVSKGSSLKLCLVAEGSADIYPRLGPTCEWDTGAGHAIAEIAGAKVTKLDGSPLVYNSKDEYLNPYFVVSAVE; this comes from the coding sequence ATGAACCAAACTGAACTGCTAGAAGAAACCCTTATTCTCGCTCGCGAAGCGGGAAGCGCGATTATGGGTATTTACAACAAAGACTTTAACGTTGAATACAAAGCTGATGAAAGCCCCGTAACCGACGCCGACTTAGCAGCTCATAAAATCATTAGTGCAGGGCTCAAAAAGCTCACTCCAGACATTCCTGTATTGAGTGAAGAAAGTGCAGATATTGGTTGGGACGTACGCCAAACATGGAACAGCTATTGGCTGGTTGACCCAATTGATGGCACCAAAGAATTTATTAAAAAGAACGGCGAGTTTACCGTTAATATTGCCCTAATCGAAAACGGCAAACCAGTTTTAGCTGTGGTTGATGCCCCTGCGCTAGGTGTATCGTACATAGCCGCCGAAGCCATTGGTGCTTTTAAAGACAAAGGCGATGAGCGCATCGAGCTTAAAGTTACCACCAAACCTAACAAAGGCCTTATACGTGTTGTAGGCAGTCGCTCGCACCCCTCTCCTGATTTAGCTGAATTTGTAAAACGCTTTGATGAGGTTGAAATGGTGTCAAAAGGCAGCTCACTCAAACTGTGTTTAGTCGCCGAGGGCAGTGCCGACATTTACCCACGCTTAGGCCCAACCTGTGAATGGGATACCGGCGCAGGCCATGCCATTGCTGAAATAGCCGGTGCAAAAGTGACTAAGCTCGATGGCAGCCCGCTTGTCTATAACAGCAAAGATGAATATTTGAATCCGTATTTTGTGGTGAGTGCGGTGGAATAA
- the cysG gene encoding siroheme synthase CysG: MQYLPIFTKLDNKPVLVVGGGEVALRKCRAFLKARAAVTLVAPWFCDELKEHAHNNEVTLIDAYFEESHLDGKILIIAATDNDEVNNTVFELANARNVFVNVVDDQPKCTFIFPSIVDRNPITIAISSAGTAPVLARRLREKLETLIPQHIGPLANLVGGFRHKVKQRFKHFADRRQFWEGVFDSSVVSKVQTGDTHSAEQQLEQMLDAKVEPEGEVYVVGAGPGDPELLTLKALQLMQQADVVVYDYLVSDEIMELVRRDADLICVGKRLGDHSVAQEDTNKMLVDLAQQGKKVCRIKGGDPFIYGRGGEEVQVLAANNVNYQIVPGITAAAGCSAYAGIPLTHRDHAQAIQFVTGHCKKEGQELNWQSLAQKNQTLAIYMGVIKSPHIQAELLKHGREATTTVAIIENGTRKNQRVVTGQLDQLAQLIEQYDIISPALLIIGEVASLHKELNWFGEKAQISSFAQPLTDVA; the protein is encoded by the coding sequence GTGCAATATTTACCTATCTTTACCAAACTCGACAACAAACCAGTATTGGTTGTTGGCGGTGGAGAAGTTGCCTTGCGAAAATGCCGCGCGTTTTTAAAAGCACGTGCTGCAGTAACCTTAGTTGCCCCGTGGTTTTGTGATGAATTAAAAGAACATGCGCACAACAATGAAGTTACTTTAATAGATGCCTATTTTGAAGAGTCACATCTTGATGGCAAAATTTTGATTATTGCCGCCACCGACAATGATGAAGTTAATAATACGGTATTTGAACTCGCCAATGCCCGTAATGTGTTTGTAAACGTGGTGGATGATCAACCTAAATGTACGTTTATTTTCCCCTCTATTGTTGATCGCAACCCAATTACTATTGCGATTTCAAGTGCAGGCACAGCACCGGTATTAGCAAGGCGTTTACGTGAAAAGCTCGAAACACTTATTCCACAGCATATTGGCCCTCTCGCCAACTTAGTCGGTGGTTTTCGTCACAAAGTAAAACAACGCTTTAAACACTTCGCCGATCGTCGCCAGTTTTGGGAAGGCGTGTTTGATTCATCAGTAGTGAGTAAAGTCCAAACCGGTGATACCCATAGCGCTGAGCAACAACTAGAGCAAATGCTAGATGCCAAAGTAGAGCCTGAAGGTGAAGTATACGTAGTCGGTGCAGGCCCAGGCGACCCAGAGCTACTCACCCTAAAAGCATTGCAGCTAATGCAACAAGCCGACGTGGTGGTATATGATTACTTAGTTTCTGATGAAATCATGGAGTTAGTACGCCGCGATGCCGATTTAATTTGTGTGGGTAAGCGCTTAGGCGATCATAGCGTAGCTCAAGAAGATACCAATAAGATGCTAGTTGATTTAGCGCAACAAGGTAAAAAAGTATGTCGTATTAAAGGCGGCGACCCATTTATTTATGGTCGTGGTGGCGAAGAAGTACAAGTACTGGCAGCCAATAACGTAAATTACCAAATAGTGCCAGGTATAACGGCAGCCGCAGGCTGTAGTGCCTATGCAGGTATTCCTTTAACGCATCGCGATCATGCTCAAGCTATTCAATTTGTTACTGGTCACTGTAAAAAGGAAGGCCAAGAGCTTAATTGGCAGTCGCTTGCACAAAAAAACCAAACACTGGCTATTTATATGGGGGTGATTAAATCGCCGCATATTCAAGCCGAGCTATTAAAACATGGGCGAGAAGCAACAACAACAGTGGCAATTATTGAAAACGGCACACGTAAAAATCAACGCGTAGTTACCGGACAGTTAGACCAATTAGCACAGCTAATTGAACAATATGATATTATTTCACCGGCATTACTCATTATTGGTGAAGTGGCTTCGCTGCATAAAGAATTAAACTGGTTTGGCGAAAAAGCACAGATCAGTAGCTTTGCTCAACCGCTTACAGACGTAGCGTAG
- a CDS encoding M24 family metallopeptidase has product MQNNKYVFLLTFILILFSPDIKAAEPPTILSMKERAAFIDSITEKRIKTLLPTLMQQHSIDMWLMISREYNEDPILKTMLPATWLSARRTTILLFAVNKQGGVDAFAIAPYKIGSVFKKAWDKQAQPNQWQALNTLIEQYQPRNIALNTSTDWAHADGLVLGDYTTLMANLPAIYKNKITSAEPLAVAWLEQRIPEEVDMYKHIVAIAHSIIAEGFSNKVITVGKTTSDDLVWWFRERVRELKLQTWFHPSIAIQRADSKSFDHEDSFTNGYADNVIQAGDLLHIDFGINYLRLNTDTQQHAYVLKPDETKAPDYLVDALKKGNKLQDIFTAEFTAGKTGNQVLKAAREKAIAQGLKPTIYTHPLGYHGHAAGTTLGMWDAQQGVPGDGDYPLHLNTAYSIELNNAVFIKPWNKEIRIMLEEDAMFDKTGVWYLNGRQTQLLLVK; this is encoded by the coding sequence ATGCAAAATAATAAATACGTTTTTTTACTCACTTTTATACTCATACTATTTAGCCCTGACATTAAAGCCGCTGAGCCCCCTACTATTCTATCAATGAAAGAAAGGGCTGCGTTTATCGATAGCATTACCGAAAAACGTATTAAGACTTTATTACCCACATTAATGCAGCAACACAGTATAGATATGTGGCTAATGATAAGCCGCGAATATAATGAAGACCCGATATTAAAAACCATGCTGCCTGCTACATGGCTCTCGGCAAGGCGCACCACTATTTTATTATTTGCAGTTAACAAACAAGGCGGTGTTGACGCCTTTGCAATTGCGCCTTACAAAATAGGGAGTGTTTTTAAAAAAGCCTGGGATAAGCAAGCACAGCCTAATCAGTGGCAAGCGCTCAATACGCTTATTGAGCAATACCAACCGCGAAATATTGCTCTCAACACATCTACAGATTGGGCACATGCCGATGGGCTAGTGCTTGGCGATTACACCACTTTAATGGCCAACTTACCTGCGATATATAAAAATAAAATAACCTCAGCCGAGCCGCTGGCTGTTGCATGGTTAGAGCAACGCATTCCAGAAGAAGTGGACATGTACAAACACATTGTTGCTATTGCTCACTCTATTATTGCTGAGGGCTTTTCAAATAAAGTAATTACGGTGGGCAAAACAACCAGCGACGACTTAGTATGGTGGTTTAGAGAGCGCGTAAGGGAGCTTAAGCTGCAAACGTGGTTTCACCCTAGTATTGCAATACAACGCGCCGACAGTAAATCGTTCGACCACGAAGACAGCTTTACCAACGGCTATGCCGATAATGTTATTCAAGCAGGCGACTTATTACATATCGATTTTGGTATTAATTATTTGCGTTTAAATACAGACACTCAACAACACGCTTATGTTTTAAAACCAGACGAAACAAAAGCCCCCGATTACCTTGTTGATGCGTTAAAAAAGGGCAATAAGCTACAAGACATTTTTACGGCTGAATTTACAGCTGGGAAAACAGGTAATCAGGTATTAAAAGCCGCCCGCGAAAAAGCCATTGCACAGGGGTTAAAGCCCACTATTTATACTCACCCGCTCGGCTATCATGGTCATGCAGCTGGTACAACACTAGGTATGTGGGATGCTCAGCAAGGTGTGCCGGGGGATGGCGATTACCCGTTGCATTTAAACACGGCGTACTCGATTGAGCTTAACAATGCGGTGTTTATAAAACCGTGGAATAAAGAAATAAGAATAATGCTTGAAGAAGATGCTATGTTTGATAAAACCGGTGTGTGGTACCTCAATGGCCGACAAACCCAGTTATTACTTGTTAAGTAG
- a CDS encoding aromatic amino acid transport family protein, with product MTTSQGATLSNAPAQDAHTSKSKWNLHDTQWTLSLFGTAVGAGILFLPINIGIGGFWPLIIMACLAFPMTFLAHRGLARFVLSSKNKEADFTDVVEEHFGVNAGRLISLLYFLSIFPILLIYGVGLTNTVDSFMVNQLGMESPSRVALSGILVALMIGLMMGGERLMLRAFAILVYPLVGILFFLSLYLIPSWQMPDTALPELGSFSKTLWLSIPIIVFSFSHAAAISSFVNKQRSHYGDLATSKSEAILKRTSLLLITFVLLFVFSCVLSLTGDQMAEAKAANVSVLSYLANITENSFIATLGPLVAFIAIMSSFLGHFLGARESFTGLVTKHSSMSPKVADKVGAVLMFFAIWFCAVKNPSILDMMDQLSGPIIAMILFIMPMIAVYKVPSLQKYRNRLSTLFVLAVGSLAVFALLYSMLG from the coding sequence ATGACAACATCTCAAGGTGCAACGCTTTCAAATGCACCAGCACAAGACGCACACACGTCTAAGTCAAAATGGAACCTGCACGATACGCAGTGGACACTGAGCCTTTTTGGCACCGCAGTAGGTGCTGGTATTTTATTTTTACCGATTAATATTGGTATTGGTGGTTTTTGGCCACTGATTATTATGGCGTGTTTAGCCTTTCCAATGACCTTTTTAGCGCACCGTGGTTTGGCGCGTTTTGTATTATCATCAAAAAATAAAGAGGCTGATTTTACCGATGTAGTAGAAGAACACTTTGGCGTAAACGCGGGTCGACTGATCTCCTTATTATACTTTTTATCAATTTTTCCTATTTTGCTTATTTACGGTGTGGGTTTAACCAATACGGTAGACAGCTTTATGGTCAATCAGTTAGGGATGGAGTCGCCGTCACGCGTTGCTTTATCGGGTATTTTAGTTGCACTAATGATTGGCTTAATGATGGGCGGTGAACGCTTAATGCTGCGCGCCTTTGCTATTTTAGTGTACCCGCTAGTGGGTATTTTATTCTTTTTGTCTTTGTATTTAATCCCAAGCTGGCAAATGCCCGATACAGCTTTGCCTGAGCTAGGTAGCTTTAGTAAAACACTTTGGTTATCGATTCCTATTATTGTGTTTTCGTTTAGCCATGCAGCGGCTATTTCAAGCTTTGTTAATAAGCAACGTAGTCACTACGGTGACCTAGCAACGTCTAAGTCAGAAGCGATTTTAAAGCGCACTAGCTTATTGCTGATCACCTTTGTTTTATTATTTGTGTTCTCATGCGTGTTATCGCTTACCGGCGACCAAATGGCTGAAGCAAAAGCGGCAAACGTCTCTGTTTTATCTTACTTGGCTAATATTACAGAAAACTCATTCATTGCAACGCTGGGACCTTTGGTTGCCTTTATTGCGATTATGTCGTCGTTTTTAGGTCACTTTTTAGGGGCACGCGAAAGCTTTACTGGGTTAGTGACTAAACACTCAAGCATGAGCCCTAAAGTCGCTGACAAAGTGGGTGCGGTACTGATGTTTTTCGCTATTTGGTTCTGCGCGGTTAAGAACCCAAGCATACTAGATATGATGGATCAGTTATCGGGGCCAATCATTGCGATGATTTTATTCATTATGCCAATGATTGCAGTTTACAAAGTGCCTAGCTTACAAAAATACCGTAACCGTTTAAGTACCTTATTTGTACTGGCTGTTGGCTCATTAGCTGTATTTGCGTTACTGTACAGCATGCTTGGCTAA